A stretch of DNA from Vicinamibacteria bacterium:
GGTCATCGACACCAACGCACTCATCAGTCGCCTGCTACTGCCTGATTCCATGCCGGGGCGCGCCGTCCGCGCGGTCGTGGACGAAGGCCAGCTTCTCCTGTGCGAGGCGACCATGGCAGAGCTCGCGGAAGTTCTCGCCCGTCCCAAGTTCGATCGTTACGTCACGCTCGAGGATCGCCAGCAATTCCTCCGTCTCCTTGGACGGGTCGGCGAATGGGTTCCCGTCGTAGGCGTGGTTCAGGCCTGCCGAGATCCGAAGGACGACAAGTTCTTGGCGCTTGCCGTGAGCGGTCAGGCCGACATGATCATCACCGGAGATGACGACTTGCTCGTCTTGAGCCCCTTCGAAGGCATCCGGATTCTGACACCTGCGGACTACCTGGCGCGGGGTTGAAGCGAGCTGTGCGCACCAATTGAAGCGTCGACATGCCGTGGGGGCGAGGCGCACGAGCTCTTCGAACCAATTCTCCTCGAGAATCAGAGGTGGGGCTCGCCCGAGGGTCCGGCGAGACGTCGTAATCGCGCCAGGAGTGATGGTGCCTCCGAAAAAAAAACCCTCGCAGAGTGACTTTTCGTCGCCACCGAGCGACTACACCTCCAGATTCATGGGACTGGCGGAGAGCCTGGGGTCGAGATGGGCAATCCTCACCGTGTCATAAGAAAATCACTCCACGACGACAACGACCTTTTGACCGCTCCTCCTTCGTTCCGGTCGTAACCTGGAAGTCCGTCGGGCAGCCGGTTGGCTTGCCTGGGCGGAGGTGACGACCACGCGACCGGCCCTCCCAGGTCCGATGGACGCTTTGTGGAGGGCTTGTTTCGATGCACTCGGGAGCGAAATCAATCCGGACCTTGGTCGCGATCCGTTTTCGGCTGATGACCGATCTCCTCGCATATTTTCTCTCCAAGCACGATGACATCGACGTCGTCGCGCAGGCCTCGGATTCAACCGCGGCCTGGGCGCTCCTGTCAGACAGGACCGCCGACGTCGCCGTTCTGGACGGGATGCTGCTTCCAGCGAGCCGGGAGCGCGTGGCCCGGTCGAACCTGGTTTCGATGGGTGTCGTCGTCATGACGATGAATTGCGGCAAGTCACCCGAGATCACCACCCCCCTCGAACAGACCGTGCCAACCCTTGCGCAGGTCGGCATGTGCCAGACTGCTGATTCCATCGTCGAGGCCATTCGTTTCGTTGCTCGTGGAGGTTCGCGGGTTGGCGACGGCGCCAACCGAAAACGAG
This window harbors:
- a CDS encoding putative toxin-antitoxin system toxin component, PIN family, yielding MKTRERLVIDTNALISRLLLPDSMPGRAVRAVVDEGQLLLCEATMAELAEVLARPKFDRYVTLEDRQQFLRLLGRVGEWVPVVGVVQACRDPKDDKFLALAVSGQADMIITGDDDLLVLSPFEGIRILTPADYLARG
- a CDS encoding response regulator transcription factor; translation: MTDLLAYFLSKHDDIDVVAQASDSTAAWALLSDRTADVAVLDGMLLPASRERVARSNLVSMGVVVMTMNCGKSPEITTPLEQTVPTLAQVGMCQTADSIVEAIRFVARGGSRVGDGANRKRATRPCPFHSAPRPFGLTVSELRVLKLLVEGNSNGAISETLEVRLRTVESHRYRLMKKLEVRNAAELAVVAVRAGLVDV